One window of Pseudomonas sp. ML2-2023-3 genomic DNA carries:
- a CDS encoding FUSC family protein, with product MLAKVFINRFTTPLIQRISFRWSSAWRDALASAIAAALAWVLAKYLFGHVHPVFAAISAVVCLAPGLPSHGKQAIGLMVGVATGIIVGDAALWLPDAYPLLRIGFATFSAIAIAALYGLGPVVPIQAGVSAVLMLAVGPESAGVVRMLDVLVGAGVGLVFSQVLLTPNPIGIIDGSAKDLLEKLSSGFSKSLQALEENNADKAQSAVQIFSRAHDSLIALENGISMARNTARWTLRGRFVSREVKGIASRYERHAVRLYASSLLFSEAFADALRKEQGPAPASLHERLENVASGCASIANDNERPVLIPVSASELADAVSAPWQLCLQHLSTVESALLTFGFTTQTESQTNASKSKP from the coding sequence AATCGCTTCACCACCCCTCTGATTCAGCGGATAAGCTTTCGCTGGTCCTCCGCCTGGCGAGATGCATTGGCTTCAGCAATCGCAGCGGCATTGGCCTGGGTTCTCGCCAAATATTTGTTCGGCCATGTACACCCCGTCTTTGCTGCCATCAGTGCAGTGGTATGCCTGGCACCCGGTTTGCCCAGTCATGGCAAACAGGCGATTGGTTTGATGGTGGGTGTCGCCACCGGGATTATCGTGGGTGACGCGGCCTTGTGGCTTCCAGATGCTTATCCTTTGCTGCGGATTGGCTTTGCCACGTTCTCTGCCATCGCCATTGCGGCCTTGTATGGCCTGGGACCCGTGGTTCCGATTCAGGCCGGGGTTTCGGCCGTGCTGATGCTCGCAGTCGGCCCCGAGAGTGCCGGGGTGGTACGCATGCTTGATGTACTGGTAGGCGCTGGCGTAGGACTGGTCTTCAGCCAGGTGCTACTGACCCCCAACCCTATTGGCATCATTGATGGCTCGGCAAAGGACTTACTGGAAAAACTCTCCTCGGGATTTAGCAAAAGCCTGCAGGCACTCGAAGAAAATAACGCCGACAAAGCTCAAAGCGCCGTACAGATTTTCTCTCGGGCCCACGACAGCCTGATTGCCCTGGAGAACGGAATCAGCATGGCCCGCAACACCGCACGCTGGACATTGCGCGGGCGCTTTGTGTCACGGGAGGTCAAGGGTATCGCCAGCCGTTACGAACGCCACGCCGTTCGTTTGTACGCAAGCTCGCTGTTGTTCTCCGAGGCCTTTGCCGATGCCTTGCGCAAGGAGCAAGGCCCGGCGCCGGCCTCGTTGCACGAGCGACTGGAAAATGTCGCCTCAGGCTGTGCTTCGATCGCCAATGATAATGAGCGACCAGTGCTGATCCCGGTATCAGCCAGTGAACTGGCCGATGCAGTGTCGGCACCGTGGCAGCTTTGCTTGCAACACTTGAGTACCGTTGAAAGCGCCCTTCTGACGTTTGGCTTTACCACGCAAACCGAAAGCCAGACAAACGCCAGCAAAAGCAAACCATAA
- a CDS encoding IS630 family transposase, which translates to MPRPIAPFALQPADVLTLQGWLRMSTLEQSLAQRARILLLLNEGVTPIAICGQLLITTPTVFKWRKRYLASGIDGLNDLPRSGQPLKLGAEKVKEILTLTTHRVPKEATHWSVRLMAKYARVTTWQVRQIWAASDLKPHRLKTFKISNDPHFAEKVIDVVGLYLSPPDNAMVLSVDEKTQIQALDRTQPMLQLRPGQIERRTHDYKRHGTASLYAAFDIMTGEVMGRITQRHRAKEFLDFLRQIDKNTPAELDLHVILDNSSTHKTPAIKAWLEKHPRFKLHFTPTSASWLNAVEGWFSQLERRALYRGVFTSVTDLKVAIRQFITAHNEHSAKPFKWTKTAAAIISSVHMAKLSVMKNKLMN; encoded by the coding sequence ATGCCTCGTCCAATTGCTCCCTTTGCACTACAGCCCGCCGACGTTCTTACGCTTCAAGGTTGGCTGCGCATGAGTACGCTGGAGCAGAGCCTTGCTCAGCGGGCGCGGATACTGCTTTTGCTCAATGAAGGGGTGACGCCCATTGCCATCTGTGGGCAATTACTGATCACGACACCGACCGTGTTCAAGTGGCGAAAGCGTTATCTGGCGTCGGGCATCGACGGCCTGAACGACCTGCCGCGTAGCGGTCAGCCTTTGAAGCTGGGTGCTGAGAAAGTCAAAGAAATCCTGACCCTGACAACGCACCGGGTTCCCAAGGAAGCAACGCACTGGAGCGTCCGGTTGATGGCCAAGTACGCTCGCGTTACCACCTGGCAAGTCCGGCAGATATGGGCTGCGTCGGATCTCAAGCCGCACCGACTGAAGACATTCAAGATCAGCAACGATCCGCACTTCGCTGAGAAGGTCATCGATGTGGTCGGGCTGTACCTGAGCCCTCCGGACAACGCCATGGTGCTGTCGGTTGACGAGAAAACTCAGATCCAAGCGCTGGATCGTACTCAGCCAATGCTGCAACTTCGGCCTGGGCAGATCGAGCGGCGAACCCATGATTACAAGCGCCATGGCACGGCGAGCTTGTACGCCGCGTTCGACATCATGACCGGTGAAGTAATGGGCCGGATTACCCAGCGGCACCGGGCCAAGGAGTTCCTGGATTTCCTCCGGCAGATTGATAAGAACACGCCTGCCGAGTTGGATCTCCATGTGATCCTGGATAACAGTTCGACCCACAAAACCCCAGCGATCAAGGCCTGGCTGGAAAAGCATCCGCGCTTCAAGCTGCACTTCACGCCGACCAGTGCGTCCTGGCTAAACGCGGTGGAAGGCTGGTTTTCACAGCTGGAGAGACGCGCACTGTATCGAGGTGTCTTCACCAGTGTTACTGATCTGAAAGTCGCGATCCGCCAGTTCATTACTGCTCATAACGAGCATTCAGCCAAGCCGTTCAAGTGGACAAAGACCGCAGCGGCCATCATCAGCTCGGTACATATGGCAAAGCTGAGTGTGATGAAGAATAAGCTAATGAACTAA
- a CDS encoding sigma 54-interacting transcriptional regulator, translating into MASSHSRDEHYQAYQFEDPELDATINSTATLNIDILLYGETGTGKDTLAERLHSLSGRRGHYIAINCAAIPESLAESQLFGVTHGAFTGAMQSRAGFIEASDMGTLYLDEIDSMPLILQAKLLRVLETRGVERLGSTRSIPVDMRVIASAQSSLSEMVEQGRFRRDLYYRLNVVSLHLPPLRERREHIIPLFLNLIQREANYFNSSIPVPSTSLLQRVICHDWPVNVRELRSVAKRLVLGLPPLLTCSGANNNDEKILKLRLQQIEKLIIQDSLRRHLYSLDAVVLELGVAKRTLYHRMKQLEIS; encoded by the coding sequence ATGGCGTCTTCCCATTCGAGAGACGAACATTATCAAGCCTATCAATTCGAAGACCCCGAACTTGACGCCACCATCAACAGTACTGCAACACTAAACATAGATATTTTACTCTATGGTGAAACCGGCACCGGCAAGGACACGCTGGCAGAGCGGCTACATTCTTTATCAGGACGTCGAGGTCATTACATTGCAATAAACTGTGCGGCCATCCCCGAGAGCCTGGCTGAGAGCCAGTTGTTCGGCGTCACCCACGGCGCATTTACCGGTGCCATGCAATCACGGGCGGGCTTTATTGAAGCCTCCGATATGGGCACGCTGTATCTCGATGAGATAGACAGTATGCCGCTTATCCTGCAGGCCAAATTATTGCGTGTACTGGAGACTCGTGGAGTAGAACGGCTAGGATCGACAAGGTCCATACCCGTGGACATGCGCGTCATTGCCTCGGCTCAATCTTCTTTATCAGAAATGGTGGAACAAGGTCGTTTCAGACGAGACCTGTATTACCGTCTTAATGTAGTAAGCCTGCATTTACCGCCTTTACGCGAGCGACGCGAACACATTATTCCCTTGTTCCTTAACTTGATTCAGCGCGAAGCTAATTACTTCAACTCATCTATACCAGTGCCCAGCACTTCACTGCTTCAACGTGTTATTTGCCATGACTGGCCTGTTAATGTCCGGGAATTGAGATCCGTTGCCAAGCGGCTGGTACTGGGTTTACCCCCACTTTTGACATGTTCAGGGGCCAATAACAATGACGAAAAAATCTTGAAACTTCGTTTGCAGCAAATCGAAAAATTAATCATTCAGGATTCCCTGCGACGTCACCTATATAGCTTGGATGCTGTGGTACTTGAGTTAGGCGTTGCGAAACGTACGCTTTACCATCGAATGAAACAACTGGAAATATCCTGA
- the sctJ gene encoding type III secretion system inner membrane ring lipoprotein SctJ: protein MFLLVMCLAGCGESVELHSQLSEQEANEVIAELADKQVHSQKIPTKNGVSVRVSAQDISRAIKTLAAAGLPKATRSTLGQIFRKEGVISTPLEERARYIHALSQELEATLSNIDGVIVARVHVVLPERVAPGEAVQPASASVFIKHDSRLDPDSIQSRVRRMVASSIPGMATALDNPNKITTVFVPAAAFQDKQQLLFFGPFLVPEQNLGFWKKTFAGGVFGLLLAITGPVMWLKLRHKTPPSEEGSA, encoded by the coding sequence ATGTTTTTGCTCGTAATGTGTTTGGCCGGTTGTGGTGAAAGTGTGGAGCTTCACAGCCAGCTTTCCGAACAAGAAGCCAATGAAGTCATCGCCGAACTGGCAGACAAGCAAGTCCATAGCCAAAAGATCCCTACCAAAAACGGAGTCTCCGTGCGGGTGAGTGCACAAGATATCAGCCGGGCTATCAAGACCCTTGCAGCCGCCGGGCTACCCAAGGCAACACGCTCGACACTGGGACAAATCTTTCGCAAGGAGGGAGTTATTTCTACCCCGCTGGAAGAGCGTGCCCGCTACATCCACGCCTTGTCACAGGAACTCGAAGCGACGCTGTCAAACATAGACGGTGTCATCGTTGCGCGTGTGCATGTGGTGCTTCCCGAGCGAGTAGCCCCGGGCGAGGCAGTCCAGCCCGCGTCGGCTTCGGTCTTCATCAAACATGACTCAAGACTGGACCCCGACAGCATTCAGTCTCGGGTACGCCGAATGGTTGCCAGCAGTATTCCGGGCATGGCCACGGCTTTAGACAACCCGAACAAAATAACCACGGTATTTGTCCCGGCGGCTGCGTTTCAAGACAAGCAGCAGTTGCTCTTCTTCGGCCCCTTTCTGGTGCCGGAGCAAAACCTGGGGTTCTGGAAAAAAACCTTTGCCGGTGGAGTCTTTGGGCTCCTTCTTGCGATTACCGGCCCTGTCATGTGGCTGAAGTTGAGACATAAAACGCCCCCATCTGAGGAAGGTTCTGCATGA
- a CDS encoding sigma-70 family RNA polymerase sigma factor: MNCLDDVSSPPLLTSSTTPLDLSTGLQKKLKAFIHKRVLNPEDADDIFQVTCLEAWRSKDRFNGQATLSTWMCGIAQNLIRNHFRRLYARPVHCEFDEALCPEQHCASDLGGQFEINRRLELTLTAINRLPTEMRNTLYVSLESGGSYRDTANVLEIPIGTVRSRISRAREQLKIATHC; the protein is encoded by the coding sequence ATGAATTGCCTTGATGATGTTTCCTCCCCACCCCTCTTGACCTCTTCTACCACCCCCCTGGATCTGTCGACCGGGCTCCAGAAAAAACTGAAAGCGTTTATTCACAAGCGCGTATTGAACCCCGAGGATGCGGACGATATTTTTCAAGTGACCTGTCTGGAGGCCTGGCGAAGCAAAGACCGCTTCAATGGCCAGGCAACACTGAGCACATGGATGTGCGGCATTGCCCAGAATCTGATTCGCAATCACTTTCGCCGGCTGTACGCGAGGCCGGTACATTGCGAGTTCGACGAGGCGCTCTGCCCTGAGCAGCATTGCGCCAGCGACCTGGGTGGTCAGTTCGAAATCAATCGACGTCTAGAACTGACCCTCACGGCCATCAACCGGCTGCCAACCGAAATGCGCAATACGCTGTACGTGTCGCTGGAAAGCGGCGGTAGTTATCGCGACACGGCCAATGTTCTGGAGATCCCCATAGGGACGGTTCGTTCACGCATCTCGCGGGCCCGGGAGCAGCTCAAGATAGCCACCCACTGCTAG
- a CDS encoding MFS transporter, producing the protein MALSNAQTTTTASPPAPQSSPLVMRIIGAVALAHLINDLIQAVLPSIYPMLKAKYDLTFTQIGLITLTFQMTASLLQPWVGYYTDRHPNPLLLPAGMVCTLIGILMLSQVGSFPLILLAAGLVGVGSSTFHPEASRVARLASGGRYGLAQSTFQVGGNAGSAFGPLLAAAIIIPYGQGNVAWFGLFALFAVGLLYVISRWYRNHLNLFKLKAGQKATHGLSKRRVLGALVVLGLLVFSKYFYMASLTSYYTFFLIEKFDVSVSTSQLYLFLFLGAVAAGTFFGGPIGDRIGRKAVIWFSILGVAPFTLMLPYADLFWTSVLSVVIGFILASAFSAIVVYAQELVPGNVGMIAGIFFGLMFGFGGIGAALLGHLADIHGIEYVYTLCSYLPLFGVLAILLPRTKKI; encoded by the coding sequence ATGGCTCTTAGCAACGCTCAAACAACTACAACCGCGTCCCCTCCAGCTCCCCAGTCCAGCCCGTTAGTCATGCGCATTATCGGTGCCGTGGCGTTGGCGCATCTGATCAATGACCTGATCCAGGCGGTACTGCCGTCGATCTATCCGATGCTCAAGGCCAAATATGACCTGACCTTTACCCAGATCGGGCTGATTACCCTGACGTTCCAGATGACGGCTTCTCTATTGCAGCCGTGGGTGGGTTACTACACCGACCGTCATCCCAATCCGTTATTGCTGCCAGCCGGTATGGTGTGCACCCTGATAGGGATTTTGATGCTGTCCCAGGTTGGCAGCTTTCCTCTGATCCTGCTGGCGGCAGGGCTGGTCGGGGTTGGCTCTTCAACCTTTCACCCTGAAGCATCCCGCGTGGCAAGGCTCGCCTCAGGCGGACGTTACGGCCTGGCGCAATCGACCTTTCAAGTGGGTGGCAACGCGGGCTCGGCCTTCGGGCCGTTGTTGGCTGCGGCTATCATTATTCCCTATGGCCAGGGCAATGTGGCCTGGTTCGGGCTATTTGCGCTGTTCGCCGTAGGGCTGCTGTATGTCATTAGCCGCTGGTACCGCAACCACTTGAACCTGTTCAAGCTCAAGGCCGGGCAGAAAGCGACCCATGGCCTTTCAAAACGGCGGGTGCTCGGTGCGTTGGTGGTGCTCGGCCTGCTGGTGTTCTCCAAGTATTTCTACATGGCGAGCCTGACCAGCTACTACACCTTCTTTCTGATTGAGAAGTTCGACGTGTCGGTCTCGACTTCACAGCTGTATCTGTTCCTGTTCCTGGGAGCCGTTGCAGCAGGTACGTTCTTTGGTGGGCCGATAGGCGATCGCATCGGACGCAAGGCGGTGATCTGGTTCTCGATACTCGGGGTGGCACCGTTCACGTTGATGTTGCCTTATGCCGACCTGTTCTGGACCAGTGTGCTCAGTGTGGTCATCGGCTTTATTTTGGCTTCTGCCTTCTCGGCTATCGTGGTGTACGCCCAGGAGCTGGTGCCGGGCAATGTGGGAATGATTGCGGGTATCTTCTTTGGCTTGATGTTTGGCTTTGGCGGGATCGGTGCCGCCTTGCTCGGGCACCTGGCTGACATTCATGGCATCGAGTACGTCTATACCCTGTGCTCATATCTGCCGCTGTTCGGCGTGCTGGCGATTTTGCTGCCGCGAACGAAAAAAATCTGA
- a CDS encoding sigma-70 family RNA polymerase sigma factor: MAQIALASANARQTVLHSLFGDHHGWLLNRLRARLGCSHDAADIAAEVFVQVVALPEPQAIREPRALLTTIAKRLMYDSWRRRDLERAYLEVLALQPEAFEPSPEVRALAIEALLEIDALLSGLSSRARTAFLCSQVDGMKYADIAELIGVSTTRVRQYEAKGLKLCCQNLIHE; encoded by the coding sequence ATGGCTCAAATCGCGCTCGCTTCTGCCAATGCACGACAGACGGTATTGCACAGCCTTTTCGGTGACCACCATGGTTGGTTGTTGAATCGACTACGTGCGCGGCTGGGCTGTTCCCATGATGCTGCAGACATCGCTGCTGAAGTGTTTGTTCAGGTTGTCGCATTACCTGAACCGCAGGCAATCCGCGAACCTCGGGCACTCCTTACGACAATCGCCAAGCGATTGATGTACGACAGTTGGCGCAGGCGCGATCTGGAACGCGCTTATCTGGAAGTGTTGGCTTTGCAACCCGAAGCATTCGAACCCTCCCCTGAAGTCCGGGCACTGGCGATTGAAGCTTTGCTTGAAATCGACGCCTTACTCTCAGGCCTTTCGTCACGGGCCCGCACTGCATTTCTGTGCAGCCAGGTGGACGGTATGAAGTACGCCGACATTGCCGAGTTGATAGGGGTATCGACAACTCGGGTACGCCAATATGAAGCCAAGGGTTTGAAGCTGTGCTGCCAGAATCTGATTCACGAGTGA
- a CDS encoding FecR domain-containing protein encodes MKRAPSAIEEAIEWTACMRSGEVLDDEQKAFEAWISNAANAQAWERVQTHLGTTFLPLARNSDSKVRRVLQSPDPQRRRLLRGALVLGGVGVGAALIGRQSTLFTSMGADLSTTTAQRRDFKLPDGSTLVLDARSAVDIDFTASQRNVMLRKGKLVIEASDDPRPLVVRTSHGFARSSDARFMVSLQDGTTHVWAMTSSLCVGLLEGQCSLLKSGAGARLNSRAIQPLAANRKGETSWESGRLSVDDWALGEVIQALQPYRRGVLRIDPAAAQLRVSGLFSLDNSERALASLEQILPVRIEQYLGFWTRIELRG; translated from the coding sequence GTGAAACGCGCACCTTCTGCCATCGAGGAAGCCATCGAATGGACGGCCTGCATGCGTTCAGGCGAAGTCCTGGATGATGAACAAAAAGCGTTCGAAGCCTGGATCTCCAACGCGGCGAATGCGCAGGCATGGGAGAGAGTGCAGACCCACCTGGGGACAACCTTTTTACCGCTTGCACGTAACTCGGACTCGAAGGTACGCAGGGTTCTGCAGTCGCCAGATCCGCAACGACGACGCTTGCTTCGGGGCGCCCTGGTTCTTGGCGGAGTCGGTGTCGGCGCGGCACTGATTGGCCGGCAGAGCACGTTGTTCACAAGCATGGGGGCCGACTTGAGTACAACCACTGCGCAACGTCGTGACTTCAAACTGCCGGATGGCAGCACGCTGGTTCTGGACGCGCGCAGTGCGGTGGATATCGATTTTACTGCCAGCCAGCGAAACGTGATGTTGCGTAAAGGGAAACTGGTCATAGAGGCCAGCGACGATCCCAGGCCACTTGTTGTGCGCACATCACATGGATTTGCACGCAGCTCTGACGCACGGTTTATGGTCTCGCTACAAGACGGCACCACTCATGTGTGGGCAATGACTTCCAGCCTCTGCGTGGGTCTGCTCGAGGGGCAATGCTCGTTGCTCAAGAGCGGAGCGGGTGCCCGTCTCAATTCAAGGGCTATCCAGCCACTTGCCGCTAATCGAAAAGGGGAAACCAGTTGGGAGAGCGGCAGGCTCAGTGTCGATGATTGGGCGCTGGGAGAAGTCATTCAGGCATTGCAGCCCTATCGGCGCGGGGTGTTACGCATTGATCCGGCGGCCGCGCAACTTCGTGTCTCCGGTTTGTTCTCCCTGGATAACAGTGAACGTGCACTGGCTTCGCTGGAGCAAATCCTGCCTGTGCGCATAGAGCAATACCTGGGGTTTTGGACCCGGATCGAACTGCGCGGCTAA
- a CDS encoding TonB-dependent receptor plug domain-containing protein codes for MSNRFNTAFRLTPVCLSFLLILGHASTSHAQSPATGSSSQQHFDLPADTLVVTLDRIARQSGNEIIYAPNLVDELRAPAIKGTMNAEQAAQLAIEGSGLSVRTTVGGALTLDPLGSMTLPAQAIVGMQTEAPTVSVGTKVPLHLREVPQTINVIGQERIQKQNLYTLEDALGKVGGVTVQRIDASRLSFFSRGFNMTSLQLDGTPTTMDNRFFYRPT; via the coding sequence ATGTCCAATCGCTTTAACACGGCGTTCAGGCTGACGCCTGTGTGTTTGTCTTTTTTGCTTATCCTGGGTCACGCTTCGACCAGCCACGCGCAATCACCTGCAACGGGCAGCTCATCTCAACAACATTTCGACTTGCCTGCAGACACCCTGGTGGTGACACTCGATCGCATCGCCCGCCAGAGCGGCAACGAAATCATTTATGCCCCGAATCTCGTCGACGAGCTCCGTGCTCCGGCCATCAAGGGAACGATGAATGCAGAGCAGGCTGCACAGCTTGCGATTGAAGGCAGTGGATTGTCCGTACGTACGACTGTGGGTGGCGCCTTGACGCTGGACCCACTGGGTAGCATGACGTTGCCGGCGCAGGCGATTGTTGGAATGCAGACCGAGGCACCGACCGTATCGGTAGGAACCAAAGTCCCGCTGCATCTGCGAGAGGTGCCGCAAACGATCAATGTCATCGGCCAGGAGCGTATTCAGAAGCAAAACCTCTACACCCTCGAAGATGCACTGGGCAAGGTTGGCGGTGTCACCGTTCAGCGTATCGACGCCAGCCGCCTGAGTTTTTTCTCCCGCGGTTTTAACATGACCTCACTGCAGTTGGACGGTACGCCGACCACCATGGACAACAGGTTTTTTTATCGCCCGACCTGA